GTCCTTCCCCTATTGTTTCTACTAGTGGTTATCGGTATTATGCGATTTTTGTAGATGATTATTCACGTTTTACATGGTTTTATCCGCTCAAAACTAAATCTGGTTTTTTTGATGTGTTCGAAGCTTTTATTACTCTTGTGCAGACTCAGTTTTCTCGCAAGTTAAAGGTGTTCCAAAGCGATGGCGGTACGGAATTTCTTAATACTCGTGTGCGTACGCTTCTTACTAATAATGGTACATACCATCGTACGTCTTGTCCGtacacacctcaacaaaatggtcgtGTTGAGAGAAAACATAGACACATTACAGAAACCGGGCTTGCAATGTTATTTAATTCTCATGCTCCAGCATCTCTTTGGACCGATGCTTTTAGCTCGGCCACTTATATTATTAATCGCACGCCATCGTCTGTGCTGGAATTCAAGTCTCCTTTTGAGCTACTATTTGATACAACTCCGAATTATGACAATTTTCGGGTTTTTGGTTGTCGAGTTTTTCCTTATCTTCGGGATTACTCGCCCCATAAGTTGGCACCACGCAGCCTTCCGTGTGCATTTATTGGTTATAGTCCTCAACACAAGGGTTACAAGTGTCTTGATATCTCAACCGGTCGCGTCTACATCACACGGCATGCAACATTTGATGAATTTCATTTTCCATTCTCTGGAAAATTACCACAAGTTGATTCTGCCAAACTATTGTTTTCTCAATTCTATGAGCCATCATGTGCTACTCCTAATAAACCTACTGTTGTGACAAATGCTCCATCTATACCTAGTGTTTCGACTACTACACCATTGGATTGTTCTTTGTGTAGTGATGAACCCACTACAACTTTAAATGCATCTATTAATGATCCTCCTATTATTCCGTCCCCAGTACAGCATGTTGCACCATCTTCTACGGTCCCGTCTTCACTTGGGCATCACATGACTACTCGTGCTAAGGCGGGTATATTTAAGCCTCGATATATTGTTGATGTTGCCTCCTTGTCTCAGTCTACCCTACTTCATGCACTTCTTACCTCTAAAGAACCAAAAGGGTACAAATCTGCACTTAAAGATCCCGTATGGCGTCAAGCCATGCACGATGAGATGCATGCCCTGTCCCTTAACAATACCTGGACGCTTGTACCACGTCCAAAGTGCTCGAATGTTGTGGGATCTAAATGGGTATTTCGCACTAAATATCACTCTGATGGCTCAGTTGATCGGTTTAAATCACGGTTAGTTGCTCAAGGTTTTACTCAAATACCAGGCCTGGATTACTCTGTTACTTTTAGCCCGGTTGTTAAAGCATCTACTGTTCGCATTGTTTTGTCTCTTGCCACTTTACACAGTTGGTCCTTGCATCAACTTGATGTGAAAAACGCTTTTTTAAATGGACATCTCACCGAAACCGTTTTCATGGAACAACCTCCTGGCTTATCTGATTCTCGATTTCCAGATCATGTTTGCAAACTTACAAAGGCGCTTTATGGGCTTAAACAAGCACCTCGAGCTTGGTTTCAACGGTTGCATGATTTTCTCATTCGTCTTGGTTTTATTTGTAGTAAAGCGGATCCTTCATTATTTGTGTTCAAGAAAGGCTCATGTCTTCTTTATCTActtgtttatgttgatgacatcattCTTACTGGGAATGACAAAGCTACTATTCGAAGGTTTATCTCTCGGTTACACACAGAATTTGCGATTAAGGATCTCGGGAATCTCAACTATTTTCTTGGGCTTGAAGTTACGTATACACAAACAGGTCTTTTCCTTAGTCAAACCAAATATGCTAAGGACATTCTTGAACGAGTAGATCTCTTGGATGTAAAACCTGTTTCCACGCCACTTTCGACAGGTGCAAGCTTTACGTCTCATGGCAAGCCTTACTCTGATCTGACTCATTATCGTTCATTAGTTGGTGCTCTTCAATACTTAACGATTACTCGTCCTGATCTCTCTTATGCTGTAAATCAGGTAAGTCAGTTTTTACAAGCTCCCACTGATGAGCATTTTCTTGCGGTTAAACGCATTTTACGGTATGTCAAAAGTACATTATCCTATGGCTTATCGTTTACTCGCACCACTAAATGTTCCATCCTTGGTTATTCTGATGCGGATTGGGCTCGGTGTATTGAAACTCGACGTTCCACCTATGGCTATTCTATTTTTCTTGGGGGTAATTTGGTCTCATGGAGTGCAAAGAAACAACCTACGGTTGCACGTTCGAGTTGTGAATCGGAATATCGGGCTCTCGCTAACACTGCGGCGGAAATAGTTTGGATTACTCATTTATTACGCGAATTGCATGTTGTTCAAAATGAAAGGCCAACTGTTTTATGTGACAATAAAAGTGCAATTTTTATGAGTCAAAATCCGGTTTCTCTCAAACGCTCTAAGCATATCGATATTGATTATCATTTCATACGGGAACTCGTGGCTTCTGGACTTTTATATACTCGGTTTATTTCTACTACTGAGCAGCTCGCTGATATCTTCACCAAAAGCCTACCTCGCCCGTTGTTCGAATCTTTTCGGAGCAAGCTACGTGTTGGACCGCCACCCCTTCGCTTGACGGGGGGTATTAATGGACGATATCCTACGTGATTGTATTACTATAGATAGTTTTTCTTGTTCCTTAAGAATAGGGATATTTGCTGTaattatctttcattgtaaatttgTTCTATAAATATTAATCAAAGTCAATCCCACAATTGTGGTGAATTATTCTAAATCCTCTCACACAACCGTCTTTCAAAAGTCATCCATAAAATAATCGGTGTTGAATAAACCGCTTTCCTAAAAGGCCGTAACATCCTCGATAGCGTTCTAATTGCAAATGAAATTATTGACGAActcaaaagaaaaaaacaaaaaggcCTCATATTCAAAGTGGACTTCGAAAAGGCTTTCGACTGCATCGAATGGGATTTTCTTTTCGAGACCATGACATGCATGGGCTTCGGGCGCAAATGGATCAGTTTCATCCATGCCTGTCTCTCCTCCTCCTCCATTTCCATCCTTATCAATGGTTCTCCAACAGCGGAATTCTCTCCTGAAAGAGGCATCCGCCAAGGCGATCCTATCTCTCCCTTCCTCTTCATCATCGCGGCTGAAGGTCTTAACATCCTCACTAGACGGGCTATAGCAAACGACCAATTCCGAGGGATTTGTGTCGGGCACGATAAGATTGTGATATcccatctccaatatgcggatgacacaatCTTCTTTGGTGAGTGGAGTAAACGAAATACAAAAAACGTGTCTAAGTTACTAAAATGCTTTGAAAACATATCGGGCTTAAAAGTAAATCTAAAAAAAATTAACTTATACTGAATTGGGGTATCGAATAATGAAGTTGTGGCTATGGCAAATTATATAAATTGTACAGCCGGCACAACTCCATTCACTTACCTCGGTCTTCCCATCGGCACCCCCACTACGAAAGCCTCGTCTTGGAAACCTATCATTGAGAAATTCGATAAAAGGCTCTCCGATTGGAAAGCAAAATCAATTTCTTTTGGTGGACGACTAACCCTAATCAAATCCGTATTAACTAGCATCCCGTTATACTACTTCTCCCTATTCCACGCTCCTTGCAAAATCATCAATTCACTCGAAGCAAAAAGACGTAAATTCTTTTGGGGCGGTACCGAAGCTGATAAAAAAATTAATTGGATCAAATGGGAACAAATTCTTGTACCTTACAATAAGGGCGGCTTAAACATTGGTTCCTTAACATGTAAAAACATCTCCTTACTAtctaaatggtggtggagattccaTAATGAAAAAAATGCTCTTTGGGTTAAAATAATTTCAAGCATCTACGGACcgggttgggggggggggggtttgcACTAATGATTTTTCTAGAAATGTTTCAGGATGCACCATTTGGAATGAAATAATCATGGCTGGGCGTATCGCGGACACCCTCGGGACTAACTTCACCAAGTCTTTCATCAAAAGCATTGGAAATGGCACCGACACCAAATTTTGGCAAGACACTTGGTGTGGTACCGAAAAATTCAGCAATCAATTTAGAAGATTATACATGCTCGAAAGCAACAAACACGCTCTGGTTGCGGACCGTATCACGACACAAAACTCTACAACCATAGGTTTGTGGAATTGGTCTAGAAATCCACATGGGCGTACACTTAACGAATTAacggaactcaacaaccttttatcCACCATCAAATTAACCGATAAACCTGACACTTGGATATGGTCCTTAGATAAAGATGGTATGTTCACAACTAAGAAACTAGCTTCGATCCTCGACAATACCAAACTCGCCACTCCACAACACACTTTCAAAACCCCTAAAAACAAATTTCTACCTCAAAAAATTAACATATTCATATGGAGATTAATCTATGGTAGAATTCCCACTCGTAGTGAACTAGACAAGCGAAATATCGATCTCAACTCACTCCTCTACCCATTATGCAACTCACACATTGAAACCATTGAACACATCCTTTGCCATTGTCCGAAAACTTCAAGTGTATGGCTTTCTATACTAAATTGGTGGAACCACCCCTCTAACACCATCACCACCATTAACGACGTAACCATCTCGGAACAATTGTTCACTACGACGAAAATCGGTTCATATATTTGGCAAGCCACTAAATGGGCCTCATCTTACATTCTATGGAAACACCGGAACCTCAATGTTTTTAGCAAAAAAGAATGGTGTGTTGCCTCAATTTTAACCGAAATACAAGCACAGACATACGCTTGGATATCCAAAAGATCAAAAAATTCAACAATCGATTGGCATCAATGGCTCACCAATCCATCATCCTACACTTCGAATCAACAAAGATCGGACATTGGCTAATTCTCATCATGCCCAAAATGGCCCCTTTTTTTTCCACGCCTCTTCATGGATAAGTTATGCATTTTGTCACTTGGTTAAATGGGTAGTATTAATCAACTTTGTCATCGCAAAGTCGGTACTGTTCGTTTAATTCTATCCAGCTTGGCGTTTCAAGTTCCGCGGTGTCAAATTGCTATCTTTTTCATGAAGTGGTCATTTACTATTTTCCAATATCATCTCATTGTGTAGAATTTATAGGGCCTGTAATTAtccattatattaataaaaatttcttgcttttcaaaaaaaaaaaaaaaaaaaaataattaatattaatactccGTATCAAAGTGGAGCTCACACTTAGAAACATCTGTACGTACCACGATGAAAAGTTAACTATGGAAACGGAAAATCAATCTAAACAAATTAATAACAAAGTAATAGAAAACCCTGTCATATGAATGATTAGCCGCCACCACCTCAATCGGAGTTCAAACTTTTTTCCCAAATTCATCAGATTTCAATCGGAGTATTAGAATGAAAAAGATGTGAGGTCGGTTGTCTCGAAACCCATATCTAGTTGTCGGATGGTTACAAAATATTCAACGGTTACCGATGTACAACAGAAGAACGCCAACAACATCACCTTCAGATTTACTCCGGCTTCAGCTAAGAACACTGATCTAGTGATCTGGTACAGTAAGTTCCGACGGTGGTGGGAAAGTTGTTTCGGCAGTGGTGACGGCGGTGTGATGATTGCGATTAATTATTCCcctaattttgtgatatatttgaTAAAAATTGTGGTTTTGACGGTGTAATTTTGTGATTTTGTCCATATTTGATAAGTAAATGTATGTTTATTGAACATGGAAAAGTAAAACCGGGTTTGAGAATTGAGGAGTTTGTGTCTATTGTGGGACTAGTCAAATACGGAGTGTGTACATAAATGTGAAAATAATGTGGGAATGTGAAAGCTTTTGAATCACTAGGCGGGATTGAAATTTTTCTGGACAAATAATACCTtcgaataataatataagtattactcgtattataataattaatattaaatattaatattaaaatattaatataattatagttattataattatatatatatatatatatatatatatatatatatattgttataaaacGCGTGTTAATAATGCTATATGTAATTTTCTGATTAATCTAAATTAGTTAATGCTTACGTTTTCATTAACATCTAAAATAtgtcattttaaaaaaaatattttacgtTAAAATAAATTACTGTAAAAAAGAAAATTAGATTTTCTTCTAATAATAAGAAGATTACAATATGTCATTGTTTTATGAAAATAATTATGTTAACAAGACAAAAATTAACCAACCTCCTCATGTTTTGCTATATTTGTTGTTTAATGACTTTTATCAATCATGTTATCCAATATTCTCATCCAACCTAATACCTCTCATTTCATAAATCTAGATCAATCATAAGAATATATAACATATCCTTAAATTACAGACTCATAAAATAATTGTTTGTTTATAATTGGTAACTTTGTTAGTTTTCACGTTTCCCAGCCTATCGTCCACTTGGGCGTCGATGGCAGCGGGCTGCCCAGGCCTCCGCCCAGCGAGCGTCCCTGGTTTCATGTTTTTTGGTCATATTTGAGGACAACAAAAATTGGGGTTTTGACCCgttagaaaaaaaaataataaaaaaaatccaaCGGTTCTTTAAGGGctactttttcaatttttttttttcttttttctctaTTCTTTTtcactttatatatatacattcattttTCACTTTTAATTCATACATTCATCAATCTTTTCTTATACAATATCAGAATTATCATCTCAATATCAATCTTTTCTTATACAATATCAAAATTCACTACTACAAAAAAGAGGAATGAAAACCGGTTTTTAAGGCTTtagaaaccggttttaaaaccggtttctaTGTATAGGGGTTTATAAAGttgaaaccggttttaaaaccggtttctaTACTATACTTTGGGAATCGGTTTTTTCGTAAAAACGGGTTTTGATTCTTAACAATAGAAACccctttttaataaaaaaaatcggtttctaaactaattttttttttttttaattccctTTAATTTATAGTGGCACTCATATATGTTTTACTTCAAGCTTGTATATAACACAACTCATATTTTAGACAAGAAAGGAATTGGCTAGTTCAATATTCTACTCTCTCCTCTTGTCGATTGAAACATATAGATTGTTATCTTTATGTAAACTTCGAGTACTCATTTGTATAGCATATATAAGTTTTCAGTTCTGAGGCTGCACTATGCAGTTCCTCTTTTTCTTGTGTTTGTACAATCCATCGTCCATTAATTTAATGAGACCACTATGCAGTTGCAATTATCCACCTGCAAAAATGATACCAACAATATTAGTATAGCTAATGGAATCACATGTCACATGCATATAAATTAAAAACAAAGAGAAATATATGAAATCAAAATCgtaaaaaaaaatcatatataaagttaaaaaagaAAAAATCATAACTGTACAATTTTTCTTAATACAAAAAAAAGAGATGGAGAAAATGGAGGTAGTAGTACGTACATGTCTTGTTTATAAAATGGAGGATAAAATTATGGTTTGAGGTGAGTGATGCTGGTGACCCTTGTAAAAGAGATGGAGAAATTTGAGAGTTTATAATTTTTTTAGTTTGAATAGTACTGTGTGTAATGAGCCAACATATGAATTTATTTAATTTTCATCTCCCGCCCAACTTTGGTGAAAAAAATTCAGATTTGAAAAAGGATTTTAGTAACCAGTTTTATTAAAAAAACAGGTTTAAAGGTTTGAAACCGGTTTTAATAAAAAAGAGGTTTCTAAAGTTAAGAATAGAGACCAGTTTTTTAAAAAAACCGGTTCCATTTTTCCATCCTTCTTAAAACCGGTTCCTATTAACTTTAGAAACTGGTTTTTTCTCAGTCCTTACAAAACAGGTTTCTATTGGGGGTTTCTATTCCATTTTTTGTAGTAGTGATTGTATGTGTAATTGTAATACTTTTTTAATACTTAGAGTGAGTAGTAATAGTGAAATATTATATCTTAGTATTTTTATCAATCTGATTATGTTATTATTTATTCGTTAGTTGATGTTTAACTATAATTAAATGATTGATCGTCGAGTGTCTGATTCTCATGTGGTGGTTTGGTGGTCCGGTAGTGGTTAGATGGTCCGGTAATGGTTAGATGGTATGGTCATGTTTTGGTGGTCCAGTGTTGCTTATTACCACTATTTTTACACAGAACCattcataaactttataaatttctcTGAAACACACAAAACTCTAAATCTTAAACCGTAAATCATATATTATAAACCGTAAACTCTAAATCGTGAACCATTATCCCTATaccttaaactctaaaccataTACCCTCAACCATAAACCCTCTAAAATAGTTACATAGGTCATCGATTATGGTAATGTCATTAAataaaataaagtttttttttaaggcaagttgttgcatcgaatactctcatttgtaaCGCACGCACACGCTTTTGGGCAGGAAACCCAAACCGCATTACAGGGATCCAAACCttataccatcccgaggggcaggcgatcGGACTTGGGTCCTGAATACAGGTCGATAAAACCTTTCCCGGAGCAATCTGGTTTTCAGGAAATAAATCTCACGAATATTTTTAAAGGGagagactcgaacttgagaccttcCCACCATAGTCTAATGCACAAGTGTAAAGTGGTGAATCACTGGACTGGTAGGTTCAAATATAAGCTCCATCATAATATAAGCTCACAATATATGATTTTAGATTATTATACCTTTCTTAGATAAGtagatataaattataaattattttatatataattaaaatttataaagaCATAGATAAGCACATGGAATAACTTTTTTAATTGATTATCTTTAtatcatatataaaatataattatatactcGTACAATTttttaattgattattattattatcatatataaaatataattataattataattatatactcGTACAGGTCATAATTCATCATAATTCATCATTATTATATTTGAAAAATGGATATCATGTGATGATAAAAAACATACGAGTAGTAAATTTTACGGTGTAACACATCAAAAATTTAAAATTCAAAGAAAAAAAATGTCGCACCAAATTTTGAGTGTTCCCACCTTAACCAAATTTCCAAATCTCATCAAATCCCTAAAATTTCTCCAACTTTCTCTTTAATTTTATACGTCCCTTCCAATCTCTGGATATTAGATGAAATCAAAAAAATAATCAAAAATTAGAAAAATCAAACGATTACAATCTCGGTGATCATCAATATTGGCGGCATGTCAAGCTGTAATCGTAATCCCTCTATCAGCTTCCTTTAGAACGGTTTTTTTACCCAACGCCGTGGTCTCGCTGGCGCCGCTGGTATAATTTTTATCTACTCCTGTATCTATTTATATTGAAATTTATTTAAAGATGATCACGTTATGATTATGGATTTAGTGTTTTGTGCAACATTTTCGAAGTGGATTTGTGACGGTTTGATGTGTTAAATTGCAGATCCCCATGGTCCTAAAAAGCTTGATTTCTGGAAAGCCCAATGAGTCTATCTCAGTGGATGGAAGAACATGTTAGTCTTAATTTTGGTTTTACTAACTTTTGTGTTAATTTAAACATTAGATATATTTATAGGTTTAGGGTTTCTATTTGAGCTTTATTGTGTTGTAGATCGATTAATAATCGTATTTAATTTTGCTAATGTTATTTTTTATTGATGATATACATTAGTTTAAGGTAGATGaaacatttttaaccaattttgtttcatgTTATACGGGTTTAAAATTAGCTTAAATCTTTTAATTAATTTCTTATATGTACCAATAAGCACAAAATATACTTTATAAACAAACTTTTTACCATGGTAGGATGCGCTggataatcttttggaagtttgatacTTGAAGTCATAAGTATGTACTTGAAGTTTTAGAGTGTGATAACATATGAATTATGTTTGAAATTTGATGTTTAGCAAGAGTTAGTTTGAATTGTATTAGGTTGTTGGCTATTTGTTAGACGTTTAACATGTATAATGTGTTGATGTTTGTTTTGGACACAAATTGCTCATGTGCATGTTACAGCTACTATGCACTCTGTTGAAGGCTCAACTTTAACAGTATAAAGAACGTTTAGAAATAAGAATGGTAAGACAGATGATTCCACGATTCCAATGTTCAagctcatgcatcaacaaataatccAATAATAGCCAATATGCCTCTACATCTAAAGGTTTATTCTTGTATAATTAGTCTTGTTATTCTTCCTGTTAAAATAGAGTGTAATAATTGATTGTTAGAAAAAGAAAATTAGGTTGGGAATGAAGTCTATTTATAGAGCATTGTTGAACCTTCCGAGATTGTAACAAGAGGCTGACTTCGGATTTTAAATCCAAGTCAAGTGGTTCGAGGAACAAAGATTGTTAGATATTGGGGTGAAATTAATGTTCATGTGGCAATTAAAAAAGATGAAGATTTGATAAGACCATATGACTTACTTAGCGGTAAAGATTCTACTGGCGCATCTATTGTGTGGTCATTCTCTTTAATCTAGGTATGTCATTGTTAAATTGTTGATATTATTAGTTTTAACAATTTTGAGGTTTATGCTTATACATTAATGATTTGTTTGTAGGTTGTGCCTAAGACTTGTGAAGATTGCATAATGATCGAGGACTTATGCTTCATGATGTTGATGCTTTATTTTAATTGTTAAATCTTAAATTACTTTTATGTTTGATATTTTTTTAGTCACTTATTTATGCTTTGTTCAGTTTGTAAGAATATTTTGTATTTCATCTTTAGgtttatttaataaaaattattaatggCATGTCTATATTggcaaaacaaatatatatatatatatatatatatatatatatatatatatatatatatatatatatatatatatatatatattaggacctTTTTTGAATGTACTAATTTTTTTTATCGTGAACTACTAAGATCATCGCCATTACATATTACATTTTATATGACCCTTTTTGGGGGTACTAATTAGTATATCGTTGCTTCTTAATATCATGGTTATGACATGAAAATTACAAAATATATTTTTAGGACCCTTTTTAGAAGTCCTAAATTAGTCACATTAGTTTATCGTTTCCTATTGATATCATGGCCATTACGGGATATCTATATTAGGACCCTTATCGGTCGTAATAAAGGGTTCCAAATATGTTTTTTAAGGACCATTTTCCTTCGTAAAAAAGGGTCCCAATATGTTTTTAAGGACCATTGTCCATCGTAATAAAGTGTCCCAATTAGTTTAGGACCTTTAATAAAGGATCCCAAAATTTTTTTAGAACCTTTAATAAAGGTTCCCTAAACCCTATTACTAACGTAGATCGTCACATGATATGACCTTTTTGGAGGTCCTTATAGGTCAATTTTTTTAGGTACCCTATTGACCCTTTAGGTACGGCTTATCTAATAACCAACTTTCAAAGGGTCCCAAAAGCAAAAGGGTCCTAAACAGGTACATAATGGGACACTTTTCGGGGTCCCGTAAGGTCATTTTTGTTGTAGTGATGATTCAATGAAAGCAAAAAGAGTACCTAGATTATCAAGTTTAGCCGAAGCCATACTAATGGAAATCACTCTACCAAAGTGCCCAACGATCTTCGAAATGTTCTCACTAGACACATACTTCGCCGGCACCCCGATGACCTCAACCCAAGAGAACCGAGAAAACTTCAAAGCCACTTCAGCGAATGGTTTAACCGAAACATATTCCGGGCCGAAATGTGAAGTTGAAATGACCCTACAATAGGATATCATTATTTATAACCTTTAATCTCCACTATTAGATCAAAATAAATTATCACAACCTACCCCTAACCTACACCATTTAATTATAGCTCAATAACTCCTCTCTAAACACTCATATTCCCATACTACCCCTTAATTAACACTGGAAGAAACAAAGAAAACATGGGTTTTATACAATTTCATTTtcattcattcgctcgcttcaaacTACAGAAAACAAAAAACCCTAAAGTTTTCTTCTCCTTCGCTGAGTTACAGCAAAATCTCTCCTTTAAATCGTCGACTTACATCAAAATCAACTCTAAACAAATTGGGTTCAATTTTCGTCAACAAATCGAGCTTCAAGATGGTGTTCTTCATCGTTCAACAAAAATTAACAACCTCTGGATCGATTCAAGCTTAAATTGAAGAAGGTAAAAGTGCAGATACATCATAAGCATCATCTTTTAGCTTCGTTTGTGGTCAGTTTTCTAACCCTAACATCTTTTGATTTGAGATCCGTGATTTAAGTTTTTAGGTCATAATAGTGAAACTAAGTTGAAACGATTCGGGTAAATTTCAATCTCAGTTACTGATTCTAGAGTGTTAAGTTAATGATCAGAACAAAGGCAAGAATTCAGTAACTAAGAACATTTACGGGTTAGTATTTCTTATATTGTTGGTTCAATTATCATGTTCTACGAATCTCATGTCTGATGTCTTTTT
This genomic window from Rutidosis leptorrhynchoides isolate AG116_Rl617_1_P2 chromosome 2, CSIRO_AGI_Rlap_v1, whole genome shotgun sequence contains:
- the LOC139889830 gene encoding uncharacterized protein gives rise to the protein MAGRIADTLGTNFTKSFIKSIGNGTDTKFWQDTWCGTEKFSNQFRRLYMLESNKHALVADRITTQNSTTIGLWNWSRNPHGRTLNELTELNNLLSTIKLTDKPDTWIWSLDKDGMFTTKKLASILDNTKLATPQHTFKTPKNKFLPQKINIFIWRLIYGRIPTRSELDKRNIDLNSLLYPLCNSHIETIEHILCHCPKTSSVWLSILNWWNHPSNTITTINDVTISEQLFTTTKIGSYIWQATKWASSYILWKHRNLNVFSKKEWCVASILTEIQAQTYAWISKRSKNSTIDWHQWLTNPSSYTSNQQRSDIG